A section of the Lampris incognitus isolate fLamInc1 chromosome 8, fLamInc1.hap2, whole genome shotgun sequence genome encodes:
- the akap10 gene encoding A-kinase anchor protein 10, mitochondrial, giving the protein MSFFKRKAKSKEPERLADVRVNRGPTPAPASAPASPHSPSLVLRNHNAIQEAAGPSHVAINAISANMDSFASGRTAILKKQPSHMEAAHFGDLGRSSVNNLSQETRSRLSKTVDQILQDNVAMPYYIQFMEVRGTDHLVRFWLEAESFRSTSWSRVRAHSLNSVKHSSLAEPVPTTPDGQTEDPHKPGAVAPRTTDTGSERPMAQLTHRDSFSTEAGQRPGTPRAETPSRQPSSRTGTPFKLQSNSALRDLSDKLMKSIERDAVSIFTKYISPDAARPIPITEQIRNDIVAKICGEDGLVDPNCFIIAQSVVFTILEQEHFSEFLRSHHFCKYQIEVLTSGSVFLADILFSESALFYFSEYMEKEEAVNVLQFWLAADNFQDQLAAKKGQYDGQEAQNDAMILYDKYFSLQATNPLGFGDSVRMEIESNICREGGPLPECFTTPLRQAWTTMEKVYMPGFLSSNLYYKYLNDLINSVRADEFVNTSTPGQAGPTDDRSSSNSSEGSHAQSLQQGSKKAAVKILKNFDEAITVDISSLDPESLYQRPYAGKMTFGKVNELGQFIREAEPEPDVKKSKGSMFSLAMKKWVQGNSDEAQEEMAWKIAKMIVNDVVHQANHDSPGKATKL; this is encoded by the exons ATGTCGTTTTTCAAGAGGAAAG CCAAAAGCAAAGAACCTGAGAGACTGGCAGATGTAAGAGTCAACAGAG GTCCAACCCCAGCCCCAGCTTCAGCTCCAGCCAGCCCTCACTCCCCGTCCTTGGTCCTGAGGAACCACAATGCCATCCAGGAGGCAGCGGGGCCCAGCCATGTGGCTATCAACGCCATCTCCGCCAACATGGACTCTTTCGCCAGTGGTCGCACCGCCATCCTCAAAAAACAACCGAGCCACATGGAGGCAGCCCACTTCGGCGATCTCG GACGCTCCAGTGTGAACAATCTCTCACAAGAGACCCGCTCGCGGCTGTCCAAGACGGTGGATCAGATTCTGCAGGACAACGTAGCAATGCCCTACTACATCCAGTTCATGGAGGTGCGAGGCACCGACCACCTGGTGCGCTTCTGGCTGGAGGCCGAGAGCTTTCGATCCACCAGCTGGTCACGGGTCCGAGCACACAGCCTCAACTCGGTCAAACACAGCTCCCTGGCCGAGCCTGTCCCCACCACCCCCGACGGCCAGACGGAGGACCCCCACAAACCTGGGGCTGTTGCCCCTAGAACCACGGACACTGGCAGTGAGCGCCCCATGGCGCAGCTCACACACCGGGACTCCTTCAGCACAGAGGCCGGGCAGAGGCCTGGCACGCCCCGAGCGGAGACCCCCAGCAGGCAGCCATCCTCAAGAACAGGGACGCCCTTCAAGCTGCAGTCAAACAGCGCTCTGAGAGACCTCTCTGACAAGCTAATGAAGA gtatAGAGCGAGACGCAGTGAGCATCTTCACCAAATACATCTCTCCAGATGCTGCCAGGCCCATCCCCATCACAGAGCAGATCAGAAACGACATCGTTG CGAAGATATGCGGAGAGGACGGGCTTGTGGACCCAAACTGCTTCATCATTGCACAGTCTGTAGTCTTCACCATCCTGGAGCAAGA GCACTTTAGTGAATTCCTGAGGAGCCATCATTTTTGTAAATACCAGATTGAAGTGTTGACCAGCGGCTCTGTCTTCCTGGCGGATATCTTGTTCAGTGAGTCGGCGCTCTTCTACTTCTCTGAG tACATGGAGAAGGAGGAGGCAGTGAATGTGCTCCAGTTCTGGCTGGCCGCAGACAACTTCCAGGACCAGCTGGCAGCAAAGAAGGGCCAGTACGATGGCCAGGAGGCCCAAAACGATGCCATGATCCTCTATGACAA GTATTTCTCACTCCAGGCCACCAACCCTCTGGGCTTTGGTGACTCTGTGCGGATGGAAATAGAGTCCAACATCTGCCGAGAGGGAGGGCCTCTTCCTGAATGTTTCACCACTCCCCTCAGACAGGCCTGGACCACAATGGAGAAG GTCTACATGCCCGGCTTCCTGTCCAGTAACCTTTACTACAAATACTTGAATGACCTCATCAACTCGGTGCGAGCGGACGAGTTTGTGAACACCAGCACTCCGGGTCAGGCCGGGCCCACTGACGACCGGTCAAGTTCAAATTCAAGCGAGGGCTCTCATGCTCAG TCGTTACAGCAAGGATCCAAAAAAGCAGCGGTGAAGATCCTGAAAAACTTTGATGAAGCGATAACGGTGGACATTTCCAGCCTCGACCCAGAGTCCTTGTATCAGCGTCCATACGCCGG GAAGATGACGTTCGGGAAGGTGAATGAGTTGGGTCAGTTTATTAGGGAGGCTGAACCGGAGCCTGATGTGAAGAAATCTAAAG